In Nitrospirota bacterium, the genomic window TGCAGGGAGAAGTATTACAAATCTCAACCCTCCATCCTTTATGGGGTGAACAGACAGACTCCCGTGGTTCTTCCTGACCGCAAGAAGCGCTATGGCGAGGCCGAATCCGGTACCTGTGGGTTTGGTGGAATAAAAGGGGGAGAACATCTTGTCGAAGTCGCTGGGTACCGGTCCGGTATTGAGTATTTCAATTTGAACATCATGGGGCTGTCTGGGGGCTATTGAAGAAGCGATTCTGACATACGGGGACTTGGAATCAACAACAGCTTCTAGGCTGTTCTTTGTGAGACGATAAAGCATCTCGTATATCTGTCTCTTGTCGCCTATGACATAATCGGCCCCGGCTCCGATTTCAAACTCGGGGCTTATTCCCGCCTGCTTCAGTTCCTCTCCCAGCCTGCCAAGTGTCTCATCCACCGCCTGCCTCAAAGAGATGGGTTCAAATTCTTGTTCTCCCAGAAACATTTCAACGTAAATTCTCACATCGTTTACGAGACTGGCGATTCTCTGGTTCTCGTAATTTATGGTCTCATAGACTTCGTAGATGGGCTTTTCCTTCTCGGTCTTTCTGATGAGCCTGTTTAAATTACCGCCGATTATCGTGACGGGATTTCTCACTCTGTCCGCAATCCCTCTCATGATCTCGATATCGCATCTGGACGTTGTTTCGATATATGCGGTGTTCTCCACAAGCAAACAGAAATCAAGGAGCTTTCCCACCGAGATGTTCAAGGAAATCGACTTTTCCGTGGGCAGCTCGGAAGCGATAAAGGAATGGCAAAACTGCTTTGCCAGCGAGAAGCCCAGGTTCGAGTACCTCTGGTCTAGGTTGACCTCGACGTGTTTTATTCCTATTCGCCATAAATAAGAGAGAAGCTTCTTCTCGAGGCGGCTCTTGAAAATGAATTCAAACCACTTGGCCCACACGCTTTTCAGACGTTCCGGCTCACCCAAGTGCTCCATTATGACTCTGGTGTCACCTATCTCGTGAAATCTCCGGAAGAAGTAATCCGCGAATTCTTCCTGTCTGGAAGTAAGAAAGTCCCGGTGGGTTTCAAGCAGCATGAAATCCTCTTCGTTAAGGCCGATGTCTCGCTGAAGCTCGTAGAGCTTCTCATAAGGCACAATAGCGTCAAGCGCTGCTTGATACTCTCGCTCATTATTATTCATGACTTAATTATAAGCTATCAGATATAAAGAAAAACAGTCACTTTAAAACCTTAATGATACCCGTCTGAAATCTTCATGATATAACGTTAATGTCATATACATCTTTCAGGAAGTACGCTTGAGCGCTAACTCAATGGCAATAACTTCCTGCTTCGCGCTCCCCATGTGGCCGTGCTTTGCCATCTCCATGTCACCGACGAACAAGGATGAAAAACTGGACGGGCCGCCGCTATTTGCCGAATAGTTTCTTGACCCCCTCCTCCGTCGGGACGCCGACCTTTTCTTGCGCTTTCTCCTCTAGCATCTTCTTCACTTCTTTCGCTTCCTTGCCTACGTACTGCTCGACGCCCGCGCGGGCCGCCGCCTCGGTCGTCCGGTTCACCAAGGGCCTGAGGACCTGTAGGGCGATCTCGCCGGGTGATGCGCCGCCTTTGCCGCCCACGTTGGTAAGCTCAATGCGCGGGACCTTGGCCGAGCGGGGTTCCCCTTCCAGCGCCGCAACGTGGATAGCGACCTTGCCGCCCTCTATGAGCAGTTTGCGGATGAGAAGATTCTTTTCTCCTTCGGTCTTTCCCTTCTCTTTGGGGCCCTGCTTCTGATAGGCCTGGAGATTCTTCTTGATCTCATTGATGTTGGCCCTGCCGGACTCATTCACCTCGTAAGTAATGCGGGGCGCGGAGACCAAAATCCTGTTTATAACTATCGGGTCCTTGGTAATCGAGCCTATGTCGATTGCCACGGTTATGTTGTCCATGCTAAAGGCCGCCGGGGCTGAAAAGCCCGAAGGATTTCCTACGCTCAGCCCACTTATCGAGCCTGCCCCTGCCTTGAGCTTTATCTCGACCTTGGATACCTTCACATCGGTGCCGGTGGCAGCAGAGCCGTACTTTTCTATGGCAGCCTTCGCGATCGCATCGATATTGGCAAGCGCAAAGAAAAAGACGGCTATGACAGCTATAACGACGATTGCCAGAGCTATTAAGACCTTGCTTCCTGTCTTCATGGCATATCCCCCCTTTCATGGTCCGAGCCAGGCATCGCTGATCTTCTATAAGAAGATGCTAGCACTTTTTCACGCCGATGGTAACCGGAAGATGCCAGCTTGGTTCCGACGGAGACGACGTTCCCGATTACACGGACGAGTGCCCAGACGCCCCGAAGGACACAAAGGTCGACTTGCACGACTGCCGGATGCTCAGTAATGGACCAAAGACCTCATGAATAGGTGTCGTGGGCTCAGTTTTCCCGCTTTGGGCACTGTTTGTGGGTTTACACTCTCTGTTATCTCGGTGTATACTTACAAATGAATAAGCCCTTAAAAAAAGGATTTCCCTCGTCTCCGCGCAAATTAATCTTTATCTTAGTATTGGCGGTATTCATATCTGAATCAAATTTCTATGGCCGTCATTTATGCCCTTCGGCCTGTTTCTTTATCAAGCCTGACGGAGACACTTCTTGATTCTTCTTTATTAATTACGTTGCTCAGCCCAATACTTTATTTTTTTGTATTCCGACCCATGCTCCTCAATATAACCGAGCGTGAACAAGCAGAGGAATCATTGAGAAGATTGAATCAGGAATTGCAGAACAAGACCTCAGAACTTGCTCTCGCTTACAAAGACATGGAGAGTTTCAGTTATTCCGTGTCTCACGACCTTCGCGCGCCGTTAAGGATACTCGTGGGACTTTCGGACATAGTAATTGAGGACTATTACGATAAACTCGACGATAAAGGGAAGAAACTGTTGCATTCAATCCGGGGGGAGGCAGCGAGGATGGACAAGCTCGTCCAGGCACTTCTCCATTTATCGAGAGTGGGCAGACAGGAGATGAAGGTAGACGAGATAGATATGGAGAAACAGGCAGGGCTTATCGCCGCCGACCTTAAAGCATTGGCTCCTGAGCGAAATATTGAGGTGACAATTGAGCAACTGCCGCCTATACGTGGTGACATTACATTGATTCGTCAGGTATTTACGAATCTCCTCTCCAATGCTGTTAAATTCACTGGGGCTAAGGATTTGGCACTCATCACGGTCGGAGGACTCAGCGGAGACGGCGAAAATGTTTATTACGTTAAAGACAATGGTGTTGGTTTTGATATGGCTCATGCAGATAAATTATTTGGTGTTTTTCGGCGGATGCACAGCGAAAAAGAATTCGAGGGCATCGGCATTGGCTTGTCTATCGTCGAACGAATTGTAAAGCGTCACGGCGGTCGTGTATGGGCTGAAGGAAGGCCTTATGAAGGTGCCACTTTTTATTTTTCTTTGCCAAGAAGGTAAGTAAGAGGCAATCGTTTCTTGTCATAACGTTCCCTTGATATCAAAGACTGAAACCTGAGGGGAAAACATGGGAAATTGTCACTGTTGATTTCCACGATTAAACAAGCAGAGGCTGTTGAGTGCACACAGCCGTGAACTTCAGGAAAGAAGCCTTCCTATTGATTTCCGAATGAATCCAGCGTGTTTCCACCGGCCAGATGCTGCGTATTTGAAATAGGAAGAATCATGGCTCCAGCAGGCCTCTTGGGTGCGACCTTCTGTGAGTAATCCTACCGAGCATATGTTGTTCTAACTGAAATAACTTAAAGCTGATCAAAAATGCCAATAAGTAGCACACTCCATTACGTTGGAGGACATGTCGCGCTTTCTGGAAGAGAGTATCGAAGGACTTAGCAGGTCAACAAGCGACTCCGCTACTCACAGCTCAAGGCGTTTTTCAATCGCGTCATAGACTCAAACGGGATGAACATCAAGAACCCCTGCAACAGTCCACTTCTTCTGAAAGCCTTCAGAAACATCCCGCATAAGCCGCGGAAGATCTTGGATAAGGAGACGGTGGACGCCTCTCGCGAGTCTCAAGCCCGTCGGAATCAAGGCTTCATAGAGAAAGTTGCGCAATTTATTTCCCGTTTTTCGCGTGCGTGATCGACTTGCCCGGCAGGTTGACGGCGTCGCCCGGGACCTCGCCCTTAAGGGCCTGGACGATGTTTTACGCCGCCTCCATGGGCTTCGAAGATACTCCCGGGCGAAAATTGCTGATCCCAAGATGCAGAGCTTGCGTGGTGAGTCGGCACAACAGAACTGCACCTTGCAATAGCAGACAAGGCCGAGGCCCCCCTTTCAGAGGGATTCTCATGCGACGGGTGTCGGAGTTGTTGCCCACAAAGGTCGTACGCACGTCCAGATAGGCACACTGCAGTTGCATTCTGAGCGGGCCGGAGCCAAGAAAAAAAGTGCGTTGTGATACATTTTTTTCAAACGGTCTCATGGTAGATTTATCCAGGCTTGCCGAGCCGGGAAGGCGGCAGGCGCACCGGGCAAGGAGGAGATATCCATTGGGTATATGGGGCACATCGAGGGCAGGCCTCGGGGCGAAGGCAAAGAGGCTCCACAGGCCGTAGTGCGGTCCCTGGACGTGAAGCCGTAGCAGCTCCCCATTAACGAAGAGGGCTGAGCCCACTGTGCACGTTCGTGCTGTCCCGCAGTCAAGCGTTGAGCCGCGTTAGGCGCTCAGGCATTAATAGGTACCCTCTTCGCTCCCCCTGACAAGGCTAGGCAAAATACTCCAAGGATGTGCCGCAACACTGCGAGGCCCAGGCACTGATTAATTCCTTTTTCACTTCCAGACGGGCGAGGATGAGGCGAAACGGAACAAGGCGGCGATAGAGAAGCTTTTGGAGGGTGATTTGGCGAAGAAAGGAGACGACGTGAAGAAAGTGATATTGGCGATTTTCTGTATGGTCTTTCTGGTCGTCTGTGGCGGTGAGGCGCCAAACCCAACACGAGATACCGAATCGGGATCTCAACCTGAGCCCGTTCCCGTGCCGGAGGGCTATATCATTGACGATTTCACTTTCTACGCGACACCGGACATCCAAAGGCCCTCGAAGGGGGAGACATACATAGACCCCGTATTCAAGACCTCCATTACGAGGGTAACGGACTCGGCCACGGAAGCTGTCACAAGCCGGGACTTCACCCTTGAGCAGCCGGGGTATCCAAAGCATGACATAGAAAACGCCGACGGTACGCTTCTTCTTATACAGGCCGTAGGGGGCTCAGGATGGGCAATCTTTGATGCCAACACTTTCAATTTCATCAAGTGGATACCTACAAGCCTGATAGGATGGAGCCGGCCCATAGACGCCCGATGGAGCAAGACGGATCCGAATATAATCTATTACCAGATGTTCGGCAAGTTCTGGCGTTACAACATTGTGACTGATGAGAATATTGCGCTGTTCGACTTTAAGGCCCTTTATCCTCCCGCAGAAGGAAGCGATTATCCGAATTGTGCTCAGACTATGAAGGAAGAAGGCGAGCCTTCCATGAATGGGCGGCTATGGGCTTTCTCTATCTACTGTCACGACCCTAACCATTCCTGGTACGACGCTGCACTTGTGGTGTTGGATAAGGACTATTACGGCTTTGACCAGCCAGAGATAATCTCCAGCATTACCCCCGCGGACCCCCAGTGGAGTTCGGCGGGTCTTGGATATGCCTCGGTGTCTCCTTCGGGAGATTATGTGATGACCAGCGTGAGTTCTGTTTTCCCCATTGACCTGAGCAGCAGAACACCAACGGGGCTTTCCTGCTGTCATGCCGACTGGGGCATAAGCGAGGAAGGCCGCGAGGTCATCTTGGGTTCCAAGTATATCGGTAGCGGAAAGTACGCCGCCGCTATGGTAGACGTTGAAACGAAAGAGATAACCATCCTCTCGCCTCCTCTCTCTCATGTTGGTGTCCACTACTCGGCAAACAATTACGATAAGCCGGGTTGGGGGCTGGTGAGCATGTACGCGCCCAGTGCGCCGGATGTTCCCGATGCGTGGGGAGAGCATGAGGTCTTTCTGGTGGAACTCACCAAGCGGACTGACCCTCCTCCTCATGTCTGGAGGCTTGCCAACACGCATACCATGAAGAAGTCGTATGCCGATGACCCCTTCGCCAAGATTAACAGGGCCGGAACAAAGGTCTGGTTTGGCACGGGTTGGGGAGCCTCCATAGGCGATGCCGGCACGCACTACGATGTCTACCAGATAGATATCCCGCAGGAATAGGGCAAGGGTCAATGTGACGAAGACGGCGGCTCTCACCTGCGAAGAGGCCAGGCAGCGATGGGGCACCAGCCACAAAAAAGCACTTCGTCATGGACTCCCGGTTTGACGGGTATTCTTATACAAGCGGACCATCCGCTACCTGCGTGTAGAAGCTAAGCCCCGAGGCGTCCTGGTTCTCAAGACCAGGCCCAGCCCGCACACGCCTTGCCCGGCTCCTTGACCGTATGCCGCCTCCCGCCGCGTGAAAAAGGTGGCGGAAAAATTCTAAAATGACAGTAACGACGCACAAGGGGAGGTGCCGTGCAGGCAAGGAGCCTTAAACTCACCACGAAGTTCATGCTCGGCATCGGGGTCATCCTGTTTTTCTCCATCAGCATAATCTCCTTTGTTTTCTACGTGTACCTGAAGGACCTCTATGTTCGCGAGATATACGAGAAGACGGACATCGCCCTGGGACACATCGACGCCACCATGGAGTACGTCCGCGACGAGCTCAGGCCGAAGATGCTCCACGTGTTGCCCAGGGACGAGTTCGTCCGCGAAGCGATGTCCACATCCGTCGTCAACAAGGGGATTATGGACAGGTTCGTGACGAAGTTCCCCGATTATATTTACCGGAGGGTCGCACTGGACCCCATGAACCCGGACGACGAGGCTGACGAGTTTGAGAGGGGGTACATACGGAAGTTCTCGGCGACGCCGGAGAAGGACAACGAGTGGAAGGGGCTGGTCAGCAAGGGGGACAAGAGATATTACATGCACCTCAAATCCGTGACGATGGAGAAAGAATGCCTCATGTGCCACGGGGCGCCCTCCTCGTCGCCGAAATCGCTCCTCGACCGGTACGGGAGGGAACACGGCCATAACTGGAAAGTGGGAGACGTGGTCGGCCTGGAGTCCATCGCGATACCCGTGGACGAGACTTTTTATCAGATACGGCAGGTGGCCTTCTCCATTTTCCTCCTTGGTTTGACGGGGATGATCGTCCTGTTCATGGTCCTCAATTACTTCTACTACGTCGTGGCGGCGAAGCCGCTGAAAAAGGCAAGCCAGTTTTTCACGTCCGTCGTCGGCGGCGAAAGGGGCCTCGACGTGAGCTTCGATGTCAGGGGACAGGACGAGATATCCGAGCTGGCGGACGCGTTCAACCGCATGGTGAGCCACCTGAAGAAATCCCAGGAGGACTTGAAATCCTCCGAATCGAAATACAGGCAGATATTCGAAGCCTCCAAGGACGGCATTATCGTGACCGATTGCCAGGGGCTGGTGATGGACGTCAACAATTCCGGCGTGGACCTGTTTGGCTGCAGCAGCAGGGAGGACTTCATGGAAAACATGTCGCTCCACGATTTCTTCGTACGGGAGGAGGCCTGTGCGGAATTTTTGAGGCGCATGGACAGGGACGGCTTCGTCAAGGATTACGGGACCTCCTTCAGGACGAAAGACGGCAGCGAAATAGACGTGTTGATCACGGCTACCCAGCGGAAAGACGAAAAGAAAAATACGTGCGGCTATGACTGCATCGTCAAGGACATCACGGTCTGGAAAGGCATGGAACGGCAGATACGGCAGGCCGAAAAACTCGCGTCGATAGGGCAATTGGCGGCGGGTGTCGCTCATGAAATCAACAACCCCCTCAGCGTGGTCATGGGCTACTCCAGGATGCTTCAGAGGGACAGCGTCGACGGGCGGATAAGGGACGACCTCGAGGTTATCAGCAACAACGCCAGCCTGTGCAAGAAGATAGTCGAAGACCTCCTGAATTTCTCCAGGCAGACCAAGACGCGCTACGAGAGGGCCGACGTCAGGGAGACCATGGAGTCCGTCGCCTCCGTGCTGGAGGGCGAGTTTGCCGGCAGGGGCGTCACAATCGTGCGCAACTACGACCCCTCGGTCCCCGCGGTCGCCATGGACGTGGACAAGATGAGACAGGTCTGCATGAACCTCCTCATGAACGCCTACCAGGCGATGGACGGCGGCGGCCGCATTACCATCTCGACCTGTCACGATAAGGCCCACGGCGGGGTCGTCATCACCGTTTCGGATACGGGGCGCGGCATTCCCAAGGACATCCAAAACAGGGTATTCGAGCCTTTCTTCACCACGAAGGAGCCGGGGCAGGGGACGGGGCTGGGAACCGCGGTCGTTTATGGCATAATCAATGAGCACAATGGTAGAATTTCGTTTGAGAGCAATGCGGGGGAGGGTACGACGTTTACGATATGGCTTCCCCTGGAGAAATCGCAATCATGAGACAGGCCGTCCTCATAGTCGACGACAAGCACGATATGCTGAAGTTTCTGGAGAGGCTTGTCCGGCGGGAGCTGGGCGTTGACGTCTACACGGCCGACCGGGGCGAGGAGGCGCTCAGGATAGTCCGGGAGGACGGCGTGGGTATCGTCCTTGCGGACATCAGGATGCCCGGGATGGACGGCATGGAGCTGCTCACGAACGTAAAGGCACTGGATTATTCTGCCATCGTCATCATGATGACCGCTTACGGCAGCATCGAAAAGGCCGTCGAATCCCTGAAGCTCGGAGCCTATGATTTCATCACCAAACCCTTTGACGAGGAGAGGCTGCTGCACACGCTGAGCAACGCTCTGGAGCACTCCAGCCTCGTCCGCAAGAACCTCGACCTCGAAAGGAAAATCAAGGAAAAGGAGGCGTCCGAGCATTTCGTGGGGCAGTCCGCTCCCGTCAAGAAGCTCGTGGAGACCATTCAGCTCGTGGCCAAGACCGACGTGACCGTCTTGATTACCGGAGAGACGGGCACGGGCAAGGAACTGGCGGCCAGAATGACCCACGCCCTCAGCAACAGGGCCGACGGGCCGTTTATTGCGGTAAGCTGCCCCGCGATACCCGAGAACATCCTCGAGAGCGAGCTCTTCGGCTACAAGAAGGGAGCTTTCACCGGGGCTCTCGTCGACAGGACGGGGCTCTTCGAGGCGGCTGGCGGGGGGACCCTGGTGCTGGACGAGATTGGCGACATATCGCCGGCGCTGCAGACGAAGCTGCTGAGGGTCTTGCAGGAAAAGGAGATAAAGCCGCTGGGGGACAACCGCACCTATAAAGTGGACGTGCGGATAATCGCCTCCACGAACCAGGACCTTCGGGACAAGATAGCCGCGGGCCAGTTCAGGGAAGACCTGTACTACAGGTTGAACGTCGTCTCCGTCCACACCCCCTCGCTGAGGGAAATCCCCGAGGACATACCGCTCATGGCGAACCA contains:
- a CDS encoding DUF3365 domain-containing protein, with the protein product MQARSLKLTTKFMLGIGVILFFSISIISFVFYVYLKDLYVREIYEKTDIALGHIDATMEYVRDELRPKMLHVLPRDEFVREAMSTSVVNKGIMDRFVTKFPDYIYRRVALDPMNPDDEADEFERGYIRKFSATPEKDNEWKGLVSKGDKRYYMHLKSVTMEKECLMCHGAPSSSPKSLLDRYGREHGHNWKVGDVVGLESIAIPVDETFYQIRQVAFSIFLLGLTGMIVLFMVLNYFYYVVAAKPLKKASQFFTSVVGGERGLDVSFDVRGQDEISELADAFNRMVSHLKKSQEDLKSSESKYRQIFEASKDGIIVTDCQGLVMDVNNSGVDLFGCSSREDFMENMSLHDFFVREEACAEFLRRMDRDGFVKDYGTSFRTKDGSEIDVLITATQRKDEKKNTCGYDCIVKDITVWKGMERQIRQAEKLASIGQLAAGVAHEINNPLSVVMGYSRMLQRDSVDGRIRDDLEVISNNASLCKKIVEDLLNFSRQTKTRYERADVRETMESVASVLEGEFAGRGVTIVRNYDPSVPAVAMDVDKMRQVCMNLLMNAYQAMDGGGRITISTCHDKAHGGVVITVSDTGRGIPKDIQNRVFEPFFTTKEPGQGTGLGTAVVYGIINEHNGRISFESNAGEGTTFTIWLPLEKSQS
- a CDS encoding sigma-54 dependent transcriptional regulator, which translates into the protein MRQAVLIVDDKHDMLKFLERLVRRELGVDVYTADRGEEALRIVREDGVGIVLADIRMPGMDGMELLTNVKALDYSAIVIMMTAYGSIEKAVESLKLGAYDFITKPFDEERLLHTLSNALEHSSLVRKNLDLERKIKEKEASEHFVGQSAPVKKLVETIQLVAKTDVTVLITGETGTGKELAARMTHALSNRADGPFIAVSCPAIPENILESELFGYKKGAFTGALVDRTGLFEAAGGGTLVLDEIGDISPALQTKLLRVLQEKEIKPLGDNRTYKVDVRIIASTNQDLRDKIAAGQFREDLYYRLNVVSVHTPSLREIPEDIPLMANHFLSLYCSQFGSSKKRFSEDAMRTLVSRKWTGNVRELQNEVERAIIFSKGETITPGDLGCALPGLPCDEETDSTPCEFKYKEARRKILEDFNVAYITRLLRVSEGNVSLAAKEAGLERQSLQHLMKKYGISAGEFKRGANKFSTAR
- a CDS encoding ATP-binding protein; amino-acid sequence: MAVIYALRPVSLSSLTETLLDSSLLITLLSPILYFFVFRPMLLNITEREQAEESLRRLNQELQNKTSELALAYKDMESFSYSVSHDLRAPLRILVGLSDIVIEDYYDKLDDKGKKLLHSIRGEAARMDKLVQALLHLSRVGRQEMKVDEIDMEKQAGLIAADLKALAPERNIEVTIEQLPPIRGDITLIRQVFTNLLSNAVKFTGAKDLALITVGGLSGDGENVYYVKDNGVGFDMAHADKLFGVFRRMHSEKEFEGIGIGLSIVERIVKRHGGRVWAEGRPYEGATFYFSLPRR
- a CDS encoding protoglobin domain-containing protein codes for the protein MNNNEREYQAALDAIVPYEKLYELQRDIGLNEEDFMLLETHRDFLTSRQEEFADYFFRRFHEIGDTRVIMEHLGEPERLKSVWAKWFEFIFKSRLEKKLLSYLWRIGIKHVEVNLDQRYSNLGFSLAKQFCHSFIASELPTEKSISLNISVGKLLDFCLLVENTAYIETTSRCDIEIMRGIADRVRNPVTIIGGNLNRLIRKTEKEKPIYEVYETINYENQRIASLVNDVRIYVEMFLGEQEFEPISLRQAVDETLGRLGEELKQAGISPEFEIGAGADYVIGDKRQIYEMLYRLTKNSLEAVVDSKSPYVRIASSIAPRQPHDVQIEILNTGPVPSDFDKMFSPFYSTKPTGTGFGLAIALLAVRKNHGSLSVHPIKDGGLRFVILLPA